In Sphingomonas panacisoli, one genomic interval encodes:
- a CDS encoding AAA family ATPase, whose protein sequence is MKLRSICLHGPESTGKSTMAPELARHFGSACVVEYGRTYTEAFGTGWTMGDLVAIAQAHDAQTRSAIASGRTPVILDTDPLMTEVWAEMLYGKHDPWFDSWNGCADLYLLFDIDLPWVEDGTRMFGTPEKRQRFFELSKEVLERRGVRWAMISGQGEDRYLNALKAILGTEKAMGGA, encoded by the coding sequence ATGAAACTCCGCTCGATCTGTCTTCACGGCCCCGAAAGCACGGGCAAGTCCACGATGGCGCCCGAACTGGCGCGGCATTTCGGATCGGCCTGCGTGGTCGAATATGGCCGCACCTATACGGAGGCGTTCGGCACCGGCTGGACGATGGGCGATCTGGTCGCGATCGCGCAGGCACACGACGCGCAGACCCGATCTGCTATCGCCAGCGGCCGCACGCCGGTGATCCTCGATACCGATCCGCTGATGACCGAAGTCTGGGCGGAAATGCTGTACGGCAAGCACGATCCGTGGTTCGATAGCTGGAACGGATGCGCCGATCTGTATCTGCTTTTCGACATCGACCTGCCCTGGGTCGAGGACGGTACGCGAATGTTCGGCACGCCCGAAAAGCGCCAGCGTTTCTTTGAGCTATCGAAGGAAGTGCTCGAACGGCGCGGCGTACGCTGGGCGATGATCAGCGGACAGGGCGAGGATCGCTACCTCAATGCATTGAAGGCGATCCTGGGCACTGAAAAGGCGATGGGCGGCGCCTGA
- a CDS encoding GCG_CRPN prefix-to-repeats domain-containing protein, translating into MNKFMTAALAAGTAVAAFAAIPAEARQGCGPGFHRGYYGRCVPNRGGAPVVVREPGVRLVIGNYYGGRGYWDGRRYYQHRYRYNNGWRYR; encoded by the coding sequence ATGAACAAGTTTATGACCGCCGCTTTGGCTGCCGGCACCGCCGTCGCTGCCTTTGCCGCCATTCCCGCCGAAGCGCGTCAGGGCTGCGGCCCGGGTTTCCATCGCGGCTATTACGGCCGCTGCGTCCCCAACCGCGGCGGGGCCCCCGTCGTCGTCCGTGAGCCCGGCGTGCGTCTGGTGATCGGCAATTATTACGGCGGCCGCGGCTATTGGGATGGCCGGCGCTACTATCAGCACCGCTATCGCTACAATAATGGCTGGCGCTATCGCTAA
- a CDS encoding spermidine synthase, translating to MTPRELLDVAKIPGTNDELRLFRRGGDFMIVLDRNELMNSRMSGSEEALATMTAERLTGRAASHWLIGGYGMGFTLRAALAVVGDKAQVTVAELVPEIIDWARGPMTELAAGCLDDPRVTVVRDDVAALIDDAHGDYDAILLDVDNGPDGLTRASNGRLYSGRGLDAARAALKPGGVLAIWSAAPDPRFARRLKDAGFAVDEVVVRARSNGKGPRHVIWLATRI from the coding sequence CTGACGCCCCGGGAACTCCTCGACGTCGCCAAGATTCCCGGCACCAACGACGAACTGCGGCTGTTCCGGCGCGGCGGCGATTTCATGATCGTGCTCGACCGCAACGAATTGATGAACAGCCGGATGAGCGGATCGGAAGAAGCGCTCGCGACGATGACCGCGGAGCGGCTGACCGGGCGCGCGGCGTCGCACTGGCTGATCGGCGGATACGGCATGGGCTTTACGTTGCGCGCAGCGCTGGCGGTCGTGGGCGACAAGGCGCAGGTGACGGTAGCCGAACTGGTGCCGGAGATCATCGACTGGGCGCGCGGGCCGATGACCGAGCTCGCGGCCGGGTGTCTCGATGATCCGCGCGTGACGGTCGTGCGCGACGACGTGGCTGCGCTGATCGATGACGCGCATGGCGACTACGATGCGATCCTGCTGGACGTCGATAATGGTCCGGACGGGCTGACGCGCGCCAGCAATGGTCGGCTCTATTCCGGCCGGGGTCTCGACGCGGCGCGCGCCGCACTCAAGCCCGGCGGCGTGCTGGCGATCTGGTCGGCGGCGCCCGATCCGCGTTTCGCGCGCCGGTTGAAGGACGCCGGCTTCGCGGTCGACGAGGTGGTCGTCCGTGCGCGCAGCAATGGCAAGGGGCCACGCCACGTCATCTGGTTGGCGACCCGCATCTGA
- the lepA gene encoding translation elongation factor 4, protein MTTPLDKIRNFSIIAHIDHGKSTLADRLIQRTGGLSDREMSAQVLDNMDIEKERGITIKAQTVRLEWKGYELNLMDTPGHVDFAYEVSRSLAACEGALLVVDAAQGVEAQTLANVYQSIEHDHEIVPVINKIDLPAAEPEKVRHEIEEVIGLDASHAILASAKSGIGIEEILDAVVERIPAPKGDATAPLKAMLVDSWYDPYLGVVILVRVIDGMLKKGQQVSFMQAGTQHLVDRVGCFRPKIEQLTELAPGEIGFITAQIKDVAQARVGDTLTDTKRPAAEALPGFKEVQPVVFCGLFPVDANDFEKLRESISKLRLNDASFSFEMETSAALGFGFRCGFLGLLHLEIIQERLTREYDLDLITTAPSVVYQIELTHGGGHIELHNPADMPEANKIESIAEPWIEATMYTPDEYLGSILKLCQDRRGIQKNLTYVGGRAQATYELPLNEVVFDFYDRLKSLSKGYASFDYHQIGYREGDLVKMGILVNEEPVDALSMIVHRATAEVRGRGMVERLKELIPRHLFKIPIQAAIGGKVIARETISAMRKDVTAKCYGGDATRKRKLLDKQKKGKAKMREYGSVSIPQEAFIAALRMGDDG, encoded by the coding sequence ATGACCACCCCGCTCGACAAAATCCGCAATTTCTCGATCATCGCGCACATCGACCACGGCAAGTCGACGCTGGCCGATCGCTTGATCCAGCGCACCGGCGGCCTCTCCGACCGTGAGATGTCGGCCCAGGTGCTCGACAATATGGATATCGAGAAGGAGCGCGGCATCACCATCAAGGCGCAGACCGTGCGCCTGGAATGGAAGGGCTACGAGCTCAACCTGATGGACACGCCAGGGCACGTCGATTTCGCGTACGAGGTGTCGCGCAGTCTCGCGGCGTGCGAGGGCGCACTGCTGGTGGTGGACGCAGCGCAAGGCGTCGAGGCGCAGACGCTCGCCAACGTTTATCAGTCGATCGAGCATGACCATGAGATCGTGCCGGTCATCAACAAGATCGACCTGCCCGCGGCCGAGCCCGAAAAGGTGCGGCACGAAATCGAGGAAGTGATCGGGCTCGACGCGTCGCATGCGATCCTTGCGAGCGCCAAGTCGGGGATCGGGATCGAGGAAATCCTCGACGCCGTGGTCGAACGGATCCCAGCACCGAAGGGCGACGCGACCGCGCCGCTCAAGGCGATGCTGGTCGATAGCTGGTACGACCCGTATCTCGGCGTCGTCATCCTGGTCCGCGTGATCGACGGCATGCTGAAGAAGGGTCAGCAGGTCAGCTTCATGCAGGCCGGGACGCAGCATCTCGTCGATCGCGTCGGCTGTTTCCGGCCGAAAATCGAGCAGCTCACTGAACTCGCGCCCGGTGAGATCGGCTTTATCACCGCGCAGATCAAGGACGTGGCGCAGGCCCGCGTCGGCGACACGCTGACCGACACCAAGCGGCCCGCGGCCGAGGCGCTGCCGGGGTTCAAGGAAGTCCAGCCGGTCGTGTTCTGCGGGCTGTTTCCGGTCGATGCCAACGACTTCGAGAAGCTTCGTGAGAGTATTTCCAAACTGCGGCTCAACGACGCGAGCTTCTCGTTCGAGATGGAAACCTCGGCCGCGCTGGGGTTCGGGTTCCGGTGCGGGTTCCTGGGACTGCTGCACCTCGAGATCATCCAGGAGCGGCTGACCCGCGAATACGACCTCGACCTGATCACCACCGCGCCGAGCGTCGTCTATCAGATCGAGCTGACGCATGGCGGCGGGCATATCGAGTTGCACAACCCGGCCGACATGCCCGAGGCGAACAAGATCGAAAGCATCGCCGAACCGTGGATCGAGGCGACGATGTACACGCCCGACGAATATCTCGGCAGCATCCTCAAGCTGTGCCAGGACCGACGCGGCATCCAAAAGAACCTGACCTATGTCGGCGGCCGCGCGCAGGCGACGTACGAACTGCCGCTCAACGAAGTGGTGTTCGATTTCTACGATCGGCTGAAGTCGCTGTCGAAGGGCTATGCCAGCTTCGACTATCACCAGATCGGCTATCGCGAGGGCGATCTCGTCAAAATGGGCATCCTGGTCAACGAAGAGCCGGTCGATGCGCTGAGCATGATCGTTCACCGCGCGACCGCCGAGGTGCGCGGGCGCGGCATGGTCGAGCGGCTGAAGGAGCTGATCCCGCGCCACTTGTTCAAGATCCCGATCCAGGCGGCGATCGGCGGCAAGGTGATCGCGCGCGAGACGATCAGCGCGATGCGCAAGGACGTGACCGCGAAATGCTATGGCGGCGACGCCACCCGCAAGCGCAAGCTGCTGGACAAACAGAAGAAGGGCAAGGCGAAGATGCGCGAGTACGGCTCGGTCAGCATTCCGCAGGAAGCGTTCATCGCGGCGCTCCGGATGGGTGACGACGGCTGA
- the pnuC gene encoding nicotinamide riboside transporter PnuC encodes MTSFDIAREFLAEMSPIEGVAAVLVLINVWLVARRSIWNYAFGIAGVVIYGWVFFHAKLYSDMLLQVFFLVLNIYGLVQWRRSQAETGEVVVERLGIGRRFVWAAGIIVAVAMWGWLMDTYTDAALPYWDASVAMTSVAAQMLMAWRKLENWWLWIAANILSIGLYAAKSLWITMGLYVLLLGLAIWGLARWRAARQVRPA; translated from the coding sequence ATGACGTCGTTCGACATCGCCCGCGAGTTTTTGGCCGAAATGTCGCCGATCGAGGGCGTCGCTGCGGTGCTGGTGCTGATTAACGTCTGGCTGGTCGCGCGACGCAGCATCTGGAATTACGCGTTCGGCATCGCCGGCGTTGTGATCTACGGCTGGGTATTCTTTCACGCCAAGCTCTACAGCGACATGCTGCTCCAGGTCTTCTTTCTGGTGCTCAACATCTACGGCCTCGTGCAGTGGCGCCGCTCGCAGGCCGAGACGGGCGAAGTCGTGGTCGAGCGGCTGGGTATCGGCAGGCGCTTCGTCTGGGCGGCAGGGATCATCGTTGCCGTCGCCATGTGGGGCTGGCTTATGGACACCTACACCGACGCCGCGCTGCCCTATTGGGACGCAAGTGTCGCGATGACGAGCGTCGCCGCGCAGATGCTGATGGCGTGGCGCAAGCTGGAGAATTGGTGGCTGTGGATCGCCGCCAATATTCTCTCGATCGGACTGTACGCCGCCAAGAGCTTGTGGATCACGATGGGTCTATACGTATTATTGCTCGGTCTGGCGATTTGGGGGCTGGCGCGTTGGCGGGCGGCGCGGCAAGTACGTCCGGCATGA
- a CDS encoding polysaccharide deacetylase family protein has translation MSSPGAPVFYDPSGRRRRRFALGVASFVALLLIAAIVFVVSIGVVPAQPLLPFNSERPGHKLEPPRDTVLKRTKRTIDWYTRRLTGETRAKVAKDAGNVPLAIAFHVPWDAQSAESLRRHIDELDWVIPGWVSITGPNHRITTFPDPAGRAVLNAATRRPLILPMIQNAIEGKWDGAGMAALLHDPKQRAALLDKIEPWLAANRAGGAFFDFEELPPSAQADYRAFLNEVNTRFDKHGWVIAMAAPVGDRSWDLPAYAKIVDRVFLMSYDEHELSGPPGPIASQAWFAKTVADAARGIPASKLVVAIGNYGYDWYGTGGDPMTVEEAWQAARDSGAVPVFDRASGNSGFAYEDDDTGKHVVWLLDAASAYNEIAFLRRAGIGGVALWRLGAEDPGLWSLFGRSHPTLPPASAISDIPPGTDVDIEGKGEILKIGAVPSAGKRKVITLPNGDVADAQFLALPSQYMVQRTGYRDREVALTFDDGPDPQWTPQILDVLKREGVPATFFIVGENALTERALLKRIVDEGHEVGSHTYTHPNLAGASDTETDVQLNATQRLFQAFTGRSLKLFRAPYFGDAEPTTADEIGPALQAQNRGYISVGLHVDAEDWQRPGVQAIVDNVVNGVLKGDTGCATGSDDECSHNIVLLHDAGGDRSQTVAALPIIIKTLRDRGFTFVPVSRLAGISRDVAMPPISASDRSAAQVDLFLFGTLGAIVTALSWLFVFAISIGILRAVVLSALALFQARREGRTVFPAIDADRFVTVIIPAFNEEAVIERSIRTVLASTDVRIEVIVIDDGSKDRTSAIVAATFGDDPRVRLLTLENGGKARALNRGLELAQGEIVIALDADTQFEPTTIARLARWFVDPKLGAVAGNAKVGNRVNLVTRWQALEYVTAQNLERRALSSLNAMMVVPGAVGAWRLAAIREVGGYPHDTLAEDQDLTIAIQRAGWRVTYDQYAVAWTESPESFAGLAKQRFRWAYGTLQCLWKHGRIMRTGRPRGLAWIGVPQAIVFQVLLAAISPIIDLALIVSMITTWFAIEAHGWAQTQTSLDKMLAYWLVFTAIDLLSAIVAFALERREKWRLLWLLIPQRIGYRQIMYYVVLKAITQALRGPSVGWGKLQRTGRVQAG, from the coding sequence ATGTCGTCCCCCGGCGCCCCCGTCTTCTACGACCCCTCCGGACGCCGGCGCCGCCGCTTCGCGCTCGGCGTCGCGTCGTTCGTCGCGTTGTTGCTCATCGCCGCGATCGTCTTCGTCGTGTCGATCGGCGTTGTACCGGCGCAACCGTTGCTGCCGTTCAACTCGGAGCGGCCGGGTCACAAACTCGAGCCGCCCCGCGATACTGTGCTCAAGCGCACCAAGCGGACGATCGACTGGTATACGCGCCGGCTGACCGGCGAGACGCGCGCCAAGGTCGCGAAGGACGCGGGCAATGTGCCGCTGGCGATCGCGTTTCACGTGCCGTGGGACGCGCAATCGGCGGAGTCGCTGCGCCGGCATATCGACGAGCTCGACTGGGTGATCCCCGGCTGGGTGTCGATCACCGGGCCGAACCATCGGATCACGACGTTTCCCGACCCTGCCGGTCGCGCGGTGCTGAACGCGGCGACCCGACGGCCGCTGATCCTGCCGATGATCCAGAACGCGATCGAGGGGAAATGGGACGGCGCCGGGATGGCGGCGTTGCTCCACGATCCGAAGCAGCGCGCGGCGCTGCTCGACAAGATCGAACCCTGGCTGGCGGCGAACCGCGCGGGCGGGGCGTTCTTCGACTTCGAGGAACTGCCGCCGAGCGCGCAGGCCGACTACCGCGCCTTCCTGAACGAGGTGAACACGCGGTTCGACAAGCATGGCTGGGTGATCGCGATGGCGGCACCGGTCGGCGACCGGTCGTGGGACCTGCCGGCCTATGCAAAAATCGTCGATCGCGTGTTCCTGATGAGTTACGACGAACACGAACTATCCGGACCGCCCGGTCCGATCGCCTCGCAAGCGTGGTTCGCGAAGACCGTGGCCGACGCGGCACGCGGTATTCCGGCCTCCAAACTGGTCGTTGCGATCGGCAATTACGGGTACGACTGGTACGGCACGGGCGGCGACCCGATGACGGTCGAGGAAGCGTGGCAAGCCGCACGCGATTCGGGCGCGGTTCCGGTGTTCGACCGTGCCAGCGGCAATTCGGGTTTCGCCTATGAGGATGACGACACCGGCAAGCATGTCGTCTGGCTGCTCGATGCGGCGTCGGCCTATAACGAGATCGCGTTTCTGCGCCGCGCGGGCATCGGCGGTGTCGCGTTGTGGCGGTTGGGTGCCGAAGATCCCGGTCTATGGTCGCTGTTCGGGCGATCGCATCCCACGTTGCCCCCAGCATCGGCGATCAGCGACATCCCGCCCGGCACCGATGTCGATATCGAAGGCAAGGGCGAGATCCTGAAGATCGGCGCGGTACCGAGCGCTGGGAAACGCAAGGTCATCACCTTGCCGAACGGCGACGTCGCCGACGCGCAGTTCCTGGCGCTGCCGAGCCAATATATGGTGCAGCGCACCGGCTATCGCGACCGCGAAGTGGCGCTGACCTTCGACGACGGGCCCGACCCGCAATGGACACCGCAAATCCTCGATGTGCTCAAGCGCGAAGGCGTACCGGCGACCTTCTTCATCGTCGGCGAGAATGCGCTGACCGAGCGTGCATTGCTCAAGCGGATCGTCGATGAGGGGCATGAGGTGGGCAGCCACACCTATACGCACCCCAATCTCGCGGGCGCGTCCGACACCGAAACCGACGTCCAACTCAACGCGACGCAGCGGCTATTCCAGGCGTTCACCGGCCGCTCGCTCAAGTTGTTCCGCGCACCCTATTTCGGCGACGCCGAGCCGACCACCGCCGACGAAATCGGTCCGGCACTGCAAGCGCAGAATCGCGGCTATATCTCGGTCGGGCTGCACGTCGATGCCGAGGATTGGCAGCGGCCGGGCGTCCAGGCGATCGTCGATAACGTCGTCAATGGCGTGCTGAAGGGCGATACGGGCTGCGCGACCGGTAGCGACGACGAGTGCAGCCACAATATCGTCCTGCTTCACGACGCCGGCGGCGACCGCTCGCAGACCGTTGCCGCGCTGCCGATCATCATCAAGACGTTGCGCGATAGGGGCTTCACCTTCGTCCCCGTCTCGCGGCTCGCCGGCATTTCGCGCGACGTGGCGATGCCGCCGATTTCGGCGAGCGACCGCAGCGCAGCGCAGGTCGATCTCTTCCTGTTCGGCACGCTCGGTGCGATCGTCACGGCGCTGAGCTGGCTGTTCGTGTTCGCGATTTCGATCGGCATCCTGCGCGCTGTCGTGCTGTCGGCGCTGGCTTTGTTCCAGGCACGTCGCGAGGGGCGGACGGTGTTCCCCGCGATCGACGCCGACCGCTTCGTCACAGTGATAATACCCGCGTTCAACGAAGAGGCCGTGATCGAACGCTCGATCCGGACCGTGCTCGCCTCAACCGATGTACGGATCGAAGTGATCGTGATCGACGACGGGTCGAAGGACCGCACGAGCGCGATCGTCGCGGCGACATTCGGCGACGATCCGCGCGTGCGCCTGCTCACGCTGGAAAACGGCGGCAAGGCGCGCGCGCTCAACCGCGGGCTCGAACTGGCGCAGGGGGAGATCGTCATCGCGCTCGACGCCGATACGCAGTTCGAACCGACCACGATCGCCCGGCTCGCGCGTTGGTTCGTCGATCCGAAGCTCGGCGCGGTCGCGGGCAATGCCAAGGTCGGTAATCGCGTCAATCTCGTGACCCGCTGGCAGGCGCTCGAATATGTCACCGCTCAAAATCTCGAGCGCCGCGCGCTGTCGAGCCTGAACGCGATGATGGTGGTGCCGGGCGCGGTCGGGGCGTGGCGGCTGGCGGCGATCCGCGAGGTCGGCGGCTATCCGCATGACACGCTGGCCGAGGATCAGGATCTGACCATCGCGATCCAGCGCGCGGGCTGGCGCGTCACCTACGACCAATACGCCGTCGCCTGGACCGAGAGCCCGGAAAGCTTCGCCGGCCTCGCCAAGCAACGCTTCCGCTGGGCCTACGGCACGTTGCAATGTCTGTGGAAGCATGGGCGGATCATGCGCACCGGGCGCCCGCGCGGGCTCGCGTGGATCGGCGTGCCGCAGGCGATCGTGTTCCAAGTGCTGCTGGCGGCGATCAGCCCGATCATCGACCTTGCGCTGATCGTCAGCATGATCACGACATGGTTTGCGATCGAGGCGCATGGTTGGGCGCAGACGCAGACGAGCCTCGACAAGATGCTGGCGTATTGGCTGGTCTTCACGGCGATCGATCTACTGTCCGCGATCGTCGCCTTTGCGCTTGAGCGGCGCGAGAAATGGCGCTTGCTGTGGCTGCTGATCCCGCAGCGCATCGGCTATCGCCAGATCATGTATTACGTCGTGCTGAAGGCGATCACCCAGGCGTTGCGTGGACCCAGCGTCGGATGGGGCAAGTTGCAACGCACCGGCCGCGTGCAGGCGGGGTAG